CCGGTCGCCGCCCAGACCATCGCCACACTGGGCGCGGAGCAGATCACCCGTGCGACGAACCCGGCGGGCGAGAGTGCGCTGGGCGACGTGATCGCCGACTCGCAACTCGCCGCCACCCGCACCCCCGAGAAGGGTGGTGCCGTCATCGCCTTCATGAACCCCGGCGGCATTCGCGCTGACCTGCCCGTCAACGTGCCCAACCCGGACCAGAAGGTCAGCTATGGCGACGCCTTTACCGTGCAGCCCTTTGGCAACATCCTGACCGTGATCACCCTGACGGGCGCGCAGGTCAAGGCTGTGCTGGAGCAACAGTTCGATAACCCCAGCGCGGGGCAGAACCGGATCCTGCAGGTCAGCGAGGGCCTGAGCTACACCTGGGACAACGCCAAGCCCAAGGGTGAGAAGGTCAGCAACCTGACCCTGAACGGTCAGCCCCTTGATCCGTCGGCGAGCTACCGCGTCACGGTGAATAACTTCCTGGCAGACGGCGGCGACGGCTTTACCGTGTTCGCGCAGGGCACCGACCGTCTGGGCGGCGATATCGACATCGACGCCTTCAGCAGCTACCTGAAGTCCAAGTCGGTTACGCCGGGCGCGGTCAACCGGATTACCCGCCTGAACTGAGCGCCGGGAGCTTTGGGGGAGGAGGGCCAGGCGGCCCTCCTCCCCTTCGGCGTTGTTCGGGGGGCGGAAGTTGGAGTTCTTGCCGCCCTCTCCCCCGTGGGATCCCCGGCGCTGCGGAGCAGCTCGGGCCTCGCGCAGCCAGGGGTGACTGGTACAGCCCGGAGCGACCGGAACGGCTCACAAAGAGGGGGCCACCGCGCAGCAAAACCACAACGCGCCCCAACCTTGCGCTGAACCGGAGAAAAGCCTAGCGTAGGCCACCTGTTCTTCACTCCAGTCCCCCGCAAAGGAGAATCCATGGCCCCGTTCCTGTCCCGCCGTGACCTGCAGTTCCAGCTCTATGAGGTGCTCGACACCGCTGCGTTGCCCTCACGCTCCCGCTTCGCCGAGCACAGCCGTGAGGTGTACGACGACGTGCTGGCCCTCGCCTATAACGTGGCCGAGCGCTATTTCGCGAACCACACGCGCGAGGCTGATCTGAACGAACCGCACGTCATCGGCGGCAAGGTCAAGCTCGTCCCTGCCGTTGCAGAGGCCATGCGGGCTTTCCGCGACGCTGGGTTTTTCAGCGCCCACCACGACGAGGCGTTGGGCGGGCTGCAGCTGCCCTGGGTGGTGATGCAGGCGGTGCAAGCCCACTTTCAGGCCGCAAATATTGGCTCCAGCGGCTATCCTTTCCTGACCATCGGCAACGCCAACCTGCTGCGAGAATTCGCCTCCGAAGAGCAGAAACAGAAATACCTGATGCCCCTGCTGGAGGGCCGCTGGTTCGGCACAATGGCCCTCTCCGAGCCGCACGCCGGATCCGGACTGGCCGATATCACCACCACCGCCACGCCCAGAGGTGACGGCACCTACGCCATTACCGGCACCAAGATGTGGATCTCGGGCGGCGAACACGAACTGTCGGAGAACATCGTCCATCTCGTGCTGGCCCGTATCAAGGGCGCTCCGGCGGGGGTGAAGGGCATCTCGCTGTTTATCGTGCCGCGCTACCGGGTGGGGGAGGACGGGAAGCCCGGAGCGTCCAACCACGTCGTTCTCGCGGGCCTGAACCACAAGATGGGCTACCGGGGCACCACGAATACGCTGCTGAATTTCGGCGAGGGCGGCGAAACGGTGGGTGAACTCGTGGGTCAGCCGGGCCGGGGCCTGGGCCATATGTTCCACATGATGAATGAGGCGCGGATCGGCGTGGGCATGGGCGCGGTGATGCTGGGCTACGCGGGCTACCTCGCCAGCCTGGAATACGCCCGCGAGCGGCGGCAGGGACGGCACGCGGGCAACAAGGACCCTGAGAGCGAAACCGTGCCCATCATCCGCCACGCCGACGTGCGCCGCTTGCTGCTGCGGCAAAAGAGCGTCGTGGAGGGCAGCCTCGCGCTGGGACTGTACGCCTCTTCCCTCGTGGACGATCTGCATACTGGCCCAGAGGAAGGGCGCACCGATACGGCCCTGCTGCTCGACCTGCTCACCCCCATCGTCAAGAGCTGGCCCAGCAAATACAGCCAGGAGGCGCTGAGCGACGCGATTCAGGTGATGGGCGGGGCCGGGTACACCCGCGACTACCCCGTGGAAATGTACTACCGCGACAACCGCCTCAATCCCATTCACGAGGGCACCGAGGGCATTCAGGGCAATGACCTGCTGGGCCGCAAGGTGACGCAATCGGGCGGGCGCGGGCTGGAGGTGCTGCTCGCGCGTATCGGGGCAGACCTCACGGCTTCCGAGGAACTCGGCGGTCTGGGCGAGATCCGGGAGGCGCTGCAAAAGGCGGTGGCCCAGAGCAGCGCGGCGCTGCTGACCCTGCTGCGGCAGGCCCCCGAACTCGGCCCGGACCTTTATCTCGCCAACGCCAACAGCGCCCTGGAAATGCTGGGCCATACGGTAATCGGGTGGATGTGGCTGCGGCAGGCGGCGGTGGCGGCCCGCACCCTGCCGCAAGCGCGTGGGGACGATGCCGACTTCTACCGGGGCAAGCTGCACGCCGCCCGCTTCTTCGCCGTCCATGAACTGCCCAAGGTGAGGGCCCACGCGGACCTGCTGGCAAGCGCGGACCGCACGACGTTCGACATGGAAGAGGCGTGGTTCTGAAGCGGCCGGCGAACGTCCTGGCTGCTGACGCCGGCTGTCCCTCCGCCGCGCCCACCAGCGACATCGTGGGAATTGAGCGCTGCCTGAAGGCCGCCGAGGCGAGGTGGCAGAAGCGTGGGGTGGGGGTGTACCGGCCCGGCGTACTGGTTGTCTGAAGACGGTCCTACGCCGTGGAGGTAGAGGCGCGTCCACGGCCGTCCCGTGCCTTCAATCGTCCTGTTCCCGGCGACCACCTCACCCCAGGAGCGCGGGAGGGAGACGAACGCGGCACCGCTCCCGGCCGGCTTGCCCATGTCCGCGCCTTAGCTCAACGGGCAGTGGCAGAGCTGCCCTGGAAGCCTCGTCCCCGTCCCTGCGGCGTGCTCGACATGACGTTGGGTTTGTCAGGCGGCCACCTGCGCTCCCTCAAATACACCGCCGCCTTCTCCACCCCCTGAGGACCGGGTCAATCCTGCCCCTGCGCTGAATATCCCTCAGCGTACAAAATTGACGCGCACGTACATTTTGCCTATCGTGGGGGAGATAACGTCACAACCCGGAGGCAAAGTGGATGGCACTGAAAGACCTGTTTGACCTGACCGGCAAAGTCGCTCTCATCACGGGAGGCTCGCGCGGTCTGGGCCTCCAGATCGCCGAGGCACTGGGCGAATACGGCGCGTCGGTGGTGTTGACCGCCCGCAAGCAAAACGAGTTGGAGGAGGCCAAAGCCCACCTCTCCAGCCTGGGCGTCACCGCGCACGTCTACCAGAACGATCTCTCGCAGTTCGAGACCATCGGCCCCCTGGTGGACCGCATCGTGTCCGAAGTCGGCCCCATTTCCATCCTCGTCAACAATGCCGGGGCCACCTGGGGCGCGCCCGCCGAGGAGCATCCCTTCGAGGCGTGGCAAAAGGTGATGAACCTCAACGTCAACGGCCTGTTTCTCCTGACGCAGACGGTGGGCCAGCGCTGCATGATTCCGGCCCGCTCGGGGCGGGTGGTGAATATCGCTTCCGTTGCGGGGCTGCGGGGCAACAGCCCCAAGATGGCCGGAACGCTCGCCTACAACACGTCCAAGGGGGCCATTGTCAATTTTACCCGGGCCCTCGCCGCCGAGTGGGCCAAATATGACGTCACCGTCAACGCCATCTGCCCCGGCTACTTCCCCACCAAGATGACCAAAGGTACCCTGGCCTACGGCGAGGAAGCCATTCTCGGCGCGACACCCCTGGGCCGCCTGGGCGGCCCCGAAGACCTGAAGGGCCTGACCCTGCTGCTCTCCAGCGCCGCCTCGGCCTATATCACGGGGCAGAACATCGCGGTGGACGGCGGGATCACAGCGGTCTGAAGTCGCCAGCGGCCAGAGGGCAGTCGCCAGCAGGAACACCTCAATTTCTGGCGACTGGCCACTGAGGACCTGAAAGGAGACCCCCTTGCACCTCCAAGACCTCCGCTCCCGCCTCGGCCAGGAGATTGCCCTCTCCGAATGGGTCGTGCTCACGCAGGATGTGGTGAACACCTTCGCCGACGCCACCGGAGACCACCAGTTCATTCACGTCGATCCTGAACGGGCCGCGCAAACCCCATTTGGCGGTCCCATCGCGCACGGTTTCCTGACGCTCTCGTTGCTGGCCGGACACTTCATGAATGGGGGAGGATTCCCCGCGCTGGAGGGTACGCGCATGGTGGTGAACTATGGGCTGAACCGGGTACGCTTTATCGCGCCCGTTCCTGTGGGAAGCCGACTGCGAAACCGGGCCGTCCTGCTCGGGATCGAGGACGGCCCGGGCTTTGCTCAGCTCACCGTCGCCAACACCATCGAGATCGAGGGGCAGATCAAACCGGCGGCGACCGCGGAAACGGTCATGCGGGTGTACGTATGACCTCGCCCGGTCCTGCTCTCTTCACCCACGAGGGCCGCCAGGCCTTCCTCGCTCGCGCCACCGGCAACAGCGGCTTTACCCGGTTCATGGGCACCGAACTCACGCGCTTCGAGCCTGGCGTGGTGGAAATCTCGCTGCCCCTCCGGACAGACCTTACCCAGCACCACGGCCACGCACACGGTGCGGTGCTGGGCTACCTGGCCGATACCGTCTGTGCCTGGACTGCCGCGACGGTGGTGGGCGACGTGGTGACGGCGGAATACAAGATCAACTTTCTGGCTCCCGCGAGGGGAGAAACGCTCTGGGCGCGCGGTGAGGTGTTGCGTCCCGGTCGCCGTCAGGTGGTGGTGCGCGCCGAGGTGTATGCCCGGAGCGGGGGAGAAGACACCCTCGTCGCGGCAGCCCTCGCCACCGTCGCCGCTGTGGGTGAACGTCAGGATTCGGGGAAGCCGTGAGGCCGGGAACCGTCTACACGCTGGAGCGCGGCGAGGCGCTTCTGGGCCGCCTGACCGTCGTGGAGAGCGGGATGTTCGCCATTCGCTGCACCTTTGGGGCCGCGCCCGCCTTCGCTCCTTACCGCCCGCTGTTTGAGGAAGACGCCTTTCTGGCTGAGCGCATGGCCGGTGACGACGACTCCGCCCTGCTGGAGGAGGCCGAGGCCGTGTTGGAGCGTCTGCTCGCGCTGGGCCTGGTGCTTCGCCGTGAAGGCGGCGGTGTCTACCGGGGGGCGCTGATCAGCATTGAGGGAAACCAAGCCAGTTTTCGCCCCCTGGACCCTGAGGAGCAACCCCTATGACCATGTTCGAGACCGCGCCCCGTACCCGTGACCTCCAGGCCCGCCTGACGGCCTTTATGGAGGAGCACATCTATCCCAACGAGGCCGAGTTTCACCGTCAGGTGAATACGGGCCACCGCTGGGAACACGTGGAACTGATCGAGGAACTCAAGCCCAAGGCGCGCGCCGAGGGCCTGTGGAACCTCTTCCTGCCGCCCGCCTCGGACCCGCAGGGCAAGTTCGGCCCTGGCCTGAGCAACCTGGAATACGCGCCCCTGTGCGAGATCATGGGCCGGGTGTGGTGGGCCCCCGAGGTCTTTAACTGCAACGCGCCCGACACCGGGAACATGGAGGTGTTCGCGCGCTACGGTACGCCCGAGCAGCAGGAGCAGTGGCTCACACCCCTCCTGAACGGGGAGATTCGCTCTGCCTTCTCCATGACCGAGCCGGAGGTGGCGAGCAGCGACGCCACCAATATCGAGTCGAGCATCACCCGGGACGGTGACGAATACGTCATCAACGGCCGCAAATGGTGGACGAGTGGAGCGGGTGATCCGCGCTGCAAGATCAGCATTTTTATGGGCAAGACGGACCCCAACGCGGAGCGGCACCTGCAGCAGTCCATGGTTTTGGTGCCGATGGACACGCCGGGCGTGAGCATCGAGCGCATGCTCACCGTCTTCGGCTACGACGACGCGCCGCACGGGCACGCGGAGATGACCTTCGAGAACGTGCGCGTGCCCGCTTCCAACATGCTGCTGGGTGAGGGCCGGGGCTTTGAGATTGCGCAGGGCCGTCTGGGACCGGGGCGCATACACCACTGTATGCGCCTGATCGGGCAGGCCGAGCGGGCGCTGGAACTCACGGTGGAGCGGGCCTCACAGCGTGTGGCGTTTGGCAAACCCCTCGCGGCCCACCAGCATGTTCGCGAGGCCATCGCCCTCAGCCGCATGGAAATCGATCAGGCCCGGCTGCTGACCCTGCAGGCCGCCTACATGATGGACACGGTGGGCAACAAGGCCGCGCGGGGACAGATCGCGGCGATCAAGGTGGTGGCCCCCAATGTCGCCCTGCGCGTGATTGACCGGGCGATTCAGATTCACGGCGGCGCGGGTGTCAGCCAGGACTCGCCTCTGCCCATGATGTATGCCCAGGCCCGGACCCTCCGGCTGGCCGACGGCCCCGACATCGTGCATACGGAAACGGTGGCCAAGGAGGAGTTGCGGCGCCAGGGCGTGGACCTGCGGCGGCGGTGAAGTGGTGCGAAAGCGTCTGATTTCAGTGCGAGAAGGCGGGGTCCTGATCCTGCCCGGGGAACTGCTGGAGTTGTACCGCTTCGGGAGTGAGGTGGAGATTGAGGCAACGGAGGGTGGACTGCTCCTCCGGGCCGTTGTTCCACAGATGGACTTTGCAGCGGCCAACGCGAAACTTTTTGCTGAGAAGCGCGGGCTGCTGGAGCGCCCGAGCCGCGCGTGACCGTTTGCCTGATCCCCAAGCCGATCACGGAGCTTCACGGCGAGGCGCCGGAGGCCTTCGGTGGTCTGCCGGGGGTCCCGGACGCCGCCGGCTCCGCCTCGTCGCTGGCCCCGCCTGCCGCCCGCCTCCTTTTTCTGGCGCGCGAACACGCCCCTACGGACGGGAACAAGCGGACCGCCGCCGCGCCGTATGTGTTCCTGCTGAACGGCGCGGAACTGGGCGCACCGGACGACGCCGCCTTTGACCGCGTGCTGGGTCCGCCCCAGGGCCACTGGGCAGACCCCCGGGCCATGGCGCTGGGGCCGCGGGTCAGGCTGTAGACCCAACAAGGAGAACCCTCAATGGAATTCCTGAACAAAACCATCGTCGTCACTGGAGCCGCTTCCGGCATCGGCCTTGCCCTCGCCACCCGCTTTGTACGGGAGGGCGCCACCGTGATCGCCTCGGACCGGAACGCCGAGGTGGGCGGACAAAAGGCTACCGAGATCGGCGCGCGCTTCGTCGCTGCCGACATTGGGCAGGAGGAAGGCGTGTCGGGGCTGATCGCAGACGTGTTGGAACGGGAAGGGCAGATTGACCTCTTCTGCTCGAATGCCGGAATCGCCGTGGGCGAGGGACCGGAAACGCCGGACCGCATCTGGGACCGCATTCACCGCATCAACGTGATGAGCCACGTCTGGGCCGCCCGCCACCTGCTCCCGCACTTTCTGGAACGTGGCGCAGGCTACTTCCTGAACACGGCGTCGGCGGCAGGTCTCCTCACCGAGTTGCACTCCGCACCCTACGCCGTCACCAAACACGCGGCGCTCGCCTTTGCCGAGTGGTTGGCGATCACCTATGCGGACCGGGGCATCAAGGTGTCGGCCCTCTGCCCCGAGGGCGTCTGGACGCCGATGATCCAGAACGCGCCCCTCCTCCAGCAGAGGGCCATCAGCACCGAAGAACTCGTGGAGGTCACGCTGGGGGCCCTGCGGGAAGAACGCTTCCTGATTACCACGCACGACACCACCCTGGCGGGGTTTCAGCTCAAGGGACAGGATTACGGCAAGTGGCTGGGCAAGATGACCCGGCTGCGCGGTAAAGCGATGGCGCTGCTGGGAGAACACGAGGCCGCCTTTTCGGCAGGGGAGGCTCCCCGCACCGGAGGTCATGAATGACCAGGCCCGACACCGCCCCCGTTCGTCCCGGTGAGGAATTGCCGCTGGACAGGCTCCGGGAAGCCTTGCGGGGCCGCGTGGAGGGTCACGCCGACGCCCTGACCGTCGAGCAGTTTCCAGGTGGATTTTCCAACCTGACGTACCTCGTGCGGCTGGGTGAGCGGGAGTATGTGCTGCGCCGCGCCCCCCTCGGGCCAGTGGCGGCAAAGGCCCACGACATGCCGCGCGAGTACCGCCTGCTCGAGCGCGTTCATCCGGTCCTGCCCGTGGCTCCCCGGCCCGTGCTGCTCGTGGAGGACACGGAGGTGCTGGGCGCGCCCTTCTACCTGATGGAGCGGCGGCGCGGCACCATCGTGCGGACGAAGCTGCCACCCGAGTACGCGGATCTGCCCGGCGCACCCCGTCAACTCTCGGAGGCGCTGGCCGATACGCTGGCAGACCTGCATGCGGTGGACATTGACGCAGCGGGGTTGCGGGACCTGGGCAAGCCGGAGGGCTTCAACGGGCGACAGGTGCAAGGCTGGGCGGGGCGCTGGCGGCGGGCCAGGACGGACGATCTGCCCCCGCCCACCGAGCTGCACGATGAGGACGTAATCGCCTGGCTGACCGCGAACGTTCCTCCGGAAACTGCCCACGCGCTCGTCCACAACGACTTCAAGCTCGATAACCTGATGCTGGACCCGGCAGACCCTTCCCGGGTGGTGGCCCTGCTCGACTGGGAGATGACCACCGTCGGTGACCCGCTGGTGGACCTGGGCCTGACGCTCACGTACTGGACCATGCCCGAGCAGCCGGGCGGCGCACCAAACCGTGTGGGGGCGAACGCACCGGGCTTTCTGTCCCGCGAGGACTTCCTGTCCCGGTACGCCGCGCGCCGCGGACAGGACGTGTCGGGCGTGGCCTGGTACGAGGTGCTGGGGCACTTCAAGCTGGCAGTGATCGTTATCCAGATCTACGCCCGCTACCGCGCTGGGCAGACGAAAGACCCCCGCTTCGCGCCCCTGGGCGAGCAGGCCGCGTGGCTGATTGGCGAGGCGTGGCGGCGGATTCGGGATGTGGGCGAGTGAGTACCCTCATCCTCGTGCGGCACGGACAGGCCACGCCCTTTGAGGCGGATACGGACCGTCTCTCCCGTTTGGGAGAAGACCAGGCCCGCCGTGTGGGGGAGGCGCTGGCGGAGGAGGGGCTGGAGCCGACGGACGTCTTCTGCGGCACCTTGGTCCGGCAGCGCGAGAGTGCCCGGCTGGCCGCGGCGGAGGGCAGCTGGCCCGAGCCTCTTCCCGACGCGCGCCTGGCCGAGTATGACGGCGACGGCCTGATCCGCACCCTCGCGCCGCTGCTGGCCGCCCGCGCCCCGGCCTTTGATGCCCTCCTGTGCGCCTGGGAATGCGGGCGCCACGGTCCCGAGCGCAACCGCCACCTTCAGCGGATGCTCGAGCCGCTGGTGGCCGCGTACCTGCGGGGCGAGGTGGCGCACGCGGAAGTCGAGTCCTGGGCAGCCTTTCGTGCCCGTGTCCAGGCCTTTTTGCGTGAACTCCTCGCCGGGCCTTCCGGGCGAACGGTCCTCGCGTTCACCTCCGGCGGCGTCATTGGCGTTGCGGTCGCCGCCGTTTTGCGGGCCCCGGACGAATCGGCCCTCGCGCTGAACTGGCGCGTCAAGAACGGCAGCCTCACACGCCTGACCTACGGCAGCGGGCGGGCCAGCCTCGACAGCTTTAACGAAACGGCGCACCTCACCCCCGAACTCACCTCCTGGCGTTGAAAGGAAACCCCGATGCCCCTCGATCCCCTCCTCAAGGAAGTCCTGCTCCAGTTCGCCGCCGCGCCCAGGCCAGGCAACCTGGAAGAACTGCGCGCGGCGGCCCTGGCCAACTCGGCCCGTGCGCCCCGGCGCTCCGTCCCCGTCGCCTCCACCCGGGACCTGACCGTCCCCGGCCCCGCCTCGGACCTGCCAGCCCGACTGTATCTGCCCGAGGGGACAGGTCCGTTCCCGCTGACCGTCTTTTTCCACGGGGGCGGCTTCGTCGCCTACTCGCTTGAAACGCACGACGGGCTGTGCCGTGAGCTGTGCGCTGCGGCGCGGACAGCGGTACTGAGCGTGGATTACCGCCTCGCGCCCGAGCATAGATTTCCCGCTCCGGTGGACGACGCCTATGCCGCGCTCCTCTGGGCGGCCGCCCACGCGGCAGAACTCGGCGCAGACCCAGAGCGGCTCGCCGTGGCGGGCGACAGCGCAGGGGCCAGCCTGTCTATCGCCTGCACCCTGCGCGCCCGCGACGAGGGCGGCCCGCGCCTGCGCGCGCAGTTGCTGATCTATCCGCCCACCGACTTCGGCGCGGGCGAGCGGCATCCCAGCCGCCGCGAGAACGGCGAGGGCTACTTTCTGACCGAGGAACAGATGCGCTTCTTCGGGGCGATGTACCTCGGGGACCCGGGGCACGCTGCCCATCCCCACGTCTCGCCCCTCACCGCCGCCGCGCTCCATGACCTGCCGCCCGCCCTGATCCTGACTGCCGAATTCGATCCCCTGCGCGACGAGGGGGCCGCTTATGCCGGGGCCTTGACGGCGGCGGGCGTCCGCACCGAACACCTCCCTGGCCCCGGCATGATCCACGGCTTCGCCAATATGACGGCCCTTTCACCCGCTGCGGCGGCTCTGGTGGACCGGGCGGCAGAGTGGCTGGGACGGGAGCTGGCGTAGGAAAGGACGCGCCCCTCTTCCCCGGGGGAAAGGGGCGCTGAGAAGCAGAGGGGTGGGGTGGCCACGCAGCGAGCAAAACTTTTAGAGCGTTCGTCCAAATGACGCCGTCGGCGGAAGGGCGCCCCTCACGGCTCCCCACTCTCCCCAATGCGCATTGAAGTTCGCCTGCTGGGCCCGGCCCAAAAGGGAACTTCTTTTTGACAAATGCTCTAGATAACCTTCATTCCTACCGTCCCCGGTACGCCACCACCAGCGGACCCGTGGGACCCAAGGTCACACCGGGCCGGAGCGTCGCGTTTCCCCGAACAGGTTTTAACTCACCGCCCAGCAGCGCCGAGAGGCTTTCATCCAGCAGCAGGTGGGCGAGGTGCATCCCCAGGCAGGTGCGCTCGCCTCCACCGAAAGGCAGGTAAGACCACGCGGCGGGCGGGCGCCCAAACCGCGCTGGGTCAAAGGCCAGGGGCCGTGCCCACAGATCCGGGTCCCGGTGCGTGAGGTACGGGCTGTACAGGGCGAGCGTACCCCGGGTCAGACGGTGACCGCCGAACTCCACCTCACGCCCGAGGCGGCGGCTGCCGATAAAGCCTGGCGGCGTCAGGCGCAGCGTTTCGCGCACCACGGGCCGCAGCCCTTCCCGCGTCCGCCATTCCGGATGATGGGCCAGGTGCCACACCGCCCACGCGAGGGTATGGGTGGTGGTGTCGTGCGCCGCGGCCAGCGTGACGCGCGTTTCTTCCACGTGGCCTTCCAGCCGCGCGAGGTGGGCGAGCAGATCGGTTCCACCTTCCGCCCTCCGCCTGCAAGCCAAGCGCGTGATTTCCGCACTTGCCCGCGCAAACAGCGCTGGGCGGGGCAGCATCGGCGCGGGAAAGGGGCGGCGCAGCGGAGCGAGAAAGGCCCGCAACAGGGGCACGGGAAACTCGCCTGAGAAATACGCGGCGTTGAGCAGGTGAAGCGTGGTGTCGTCCGCCCAGCGCAGGGCGTCAAATTCCCCCTCGGGCCGCAGGTGGTGCAGCAGAACGCGCAGGCGCTCCCGCAGCGAGGCGAGCGAGGCTGCGGAGAAGGGGACGTTCAGGTGCGCCCGCCGGGAGCGGTGGCCCGGCGCGTCGAGCAAGATCACGCCGCCCGCCAGGTGCGGCACCAGGCGGCTAAAGCTGCCGCCGCTGCGAAAGGTGTCCAGATCGCCCAGCAACTGCCGGTTCCACTCCGGCGAGAAGCCCACCACGGCGGGCACGCCGAGCGACAGCGCGAACAGGGAGCCGAGCGCCGCCCCCTCTTCCAGCAGGGCGAGGGGCTCTCCCGCCCAGCGCGGCAGGTGGCCCGCGTAGGGCTGGCCGGAGGGACGGGGCAGTGTATCCACCCCCTGCTTTTAGCGCAACGCGCGGACCGCAGGCCAGATTGCCAGGCACGCCGGGCAGGAACCGGGGCCAGCGCTCTACCCCCCTCCCCCCCAGTGGGTGAAGCCCATGGGTAAGGTTGTTGTTACGGCGAAGCCGCCACAGTGGAGTGAAATGGTCGAATCGGTCCCCCAGGTTAAGCCCAAGCCCAAATCCAAGTCCCTGCCAACGCGTGTCTGGGCACCGGTCCTGGGCGTGTACGCGGCCGCCGTCATCGGAGGCGCGTACTGGTTTGTGCAGGACCTCGACCGCTCCTTGCTGCTGGAGGATGTCCCCTCTACCGCGCAACCGGTTCAGTCGCCTGTCCCGGCGCCCAGCAAGTAGTCCTGCTGAGAAAAAGGACCTGTCGGCCCGGGGCGGGTTTTTTGCGTCGGGCGCTCCTAGCGCTGGATTTCCTCCAGGCCGCCCCGAACAAAGGCCCCCAGCGTTTCCGGCAGGTGCTCGGCGGGCAAGTCTCCGTGCAGGGCGGCCAACGCCACCGCTTCCAGAGTCAGGATCACCAGGCGCAGCACCTCGGGAGACCGTTGCAGGCCACCGGGACGGCTCTCGGCCAGCCGAGCTTCCAGACCGTGCAGAAAGGCCCGGCGGTGTTCCCGGAAGACTGGCCCGCCTCCGCTGTGCAGCAGCAGCAGCAGCTCGCGCTCGTGCAGCAGTTCTCCGGTCAAGCGCGCAAAGTCCGGTTCCTCGCCGCACGCCAGGTCCGGCAGGAGGGGTGCGATCCGGTCCCACAGTGCCGAGAGCCGCCCTTCCAGCAGCGCTGCGAGCATCTCGCCCGTGGACGTGAAATAGCTGTAGACCGTGGGCCGCGAAGTGCCGAGATGCGTAGCGATGTCGGACATGCCCACACCCTCAAAGCCGCGCTCGGTAAAAAGCGACTCGGCGGCCGTCAGAATCTGGGCCCGGCGGTCCGGTGAGGTCAGGCGCTTGCGGCTCGAAGCTTCGGACGCGGAGGTCATGTCCTCAGTCTATTCTCTCAATGACTTTTTGTCACTTGACACTTTGTCAGTAGTGGGTGCAGACTGTTTCCATGTCTGTTCCCTCCCCCGACGCTTCCCGGTCCGGTCCGGCCTCCAACGGGAGGAACCTGTGGACCGATCTACGAACGCTCGCCCCTGCCGAGCGTGGCCTGTGGCGTCACCCCCTGATGTGGGCGAGTGCGG
This is a stretch of genomic DNA from Deinococcus hopiensis KR-140. It encodes these proteins:
- a CDS encoding acyl-CoA dehydrogenase, with the translated sequence MAPFLSRRDLQFQLYEVLDTAALPSRSRFAEHSREVYDDVLALAYNVAERYFANHTREADLNEPHVIGGKVKLVPAVAEAMRAFRDAGFFSAHHDEALGGLQLPWVVMQAVQAHFQAANIGSSGYPFLTIGNANLLREFASEEQKQKYLMPLLEGRWFGTMALSEPHAGSGLADITTTATPRGDGTYAITGTKMWISGGEHELSENIVHLVLARIKGAPAGVKGISLFIVPRYRVGEDGKPGASNHVVLAGLNHKMGYRGTTNTLLNFGEGGETVGELVGQPGRGLGHMFHMMNEARIGVGMGAVMLGYAGYLASLEYARERRQGRHAGNKDPESETVPIIRHADVRRLLLRQKSVVEGSLALGLYASSLVDDLHTGPEEGRTDTALLLDLLTPIVKSWPSKYSQEALSDAIQVMGGAGYTRDYPVEMYYRDNRLNPIHEGTEGIQGNDLLGRKVTQSGGRGLEVLLARIGADLTASEELGGLGEIREALQKAVAQSSAALLTLLRQAPELGPDLYLANANSALEMLGHTVIGWMWLRQAAVAARTLPQARGDDADFYRGKLHAARFFAVHELPKVRAHADLLASADRTTFDMEEAWF
- a CDS encoding SDR family oxidoreductase, with translation MALKDLFDLTGKVALITGGSRGLGLQIAEALGEYGASVVLTARKQNELEEAKAHLSSLGVTAHVYQNDLSQFETIGPLVDRIVSEVGPISILVNNAGATWGAPAEEHPFEAWQKVMNLNVNGLFLLTQTVGQRCMIPARSGRVVNIASVAGLRGNSPKMAGTLAYNTSKGAIVNFTRALAAEWAKYDVTVNAICPGYFPTKMTKGTLAYGEEAILGATPLGRLGGPEDLKGLTLLLSSAASAYITGQNIAVDGGITAV
- a CDS encoding MaoC family dehydratase is translated as MHLQDLRSRLGQEIALSEWVVLTQDVVNTFADATGDHQFIHVDPERAAQTPFGGPIAHGFLTLSLLAGHFMNGGGFPALEGTRMVVNYGLNRVRFIAPVPVGSRLRNRAVLLGIEDGPGFAQLTVANTIEIEGQIKPAATAETVMRVYV
- a CDS encoding PaaI family thioesterase, whose amino-acid sequence is MTSPGPALFTHEGRQAFLARATGNSGFTRFMGTELTRFEPGVVEISLPLRTDLTQHHGHAHGAVLGYLADTVCAWTAATVVGDVVTAEYKINFLAPARGETLWARGEVLRPGRRQVVVRAEVYARSGGEDTLVAAALATVAAVGERQDSGKP
- a CDS encoding acyl-CoA dehydrogenase family protein — its product is MTMFETAPRTRDLQARLTAFMEEHIYPNEAEFHRQVNTGHRWEHVELIEELKPKARAEGLWNLFLPPASDPQGKFGPGLSNLEYAPLCEIMGRVWWAPEVFNCNAPDTGNMEVFARYGTPEQQEQWLTPLLNGEIRSAFSMTEPEVASSDATNIESSITRDGDEYVINGRKWWTSGAGDPRCKISIFMGKTDPNAERHLQQSMVLVPMDTPGVSIERMLTVFGYDDAPHGHAEMTFENVRVPASNMLLGEGRGFEIAQGRLGPGRIHHCMRLIGQAERALELTVERASQRVAFGKPLAAHQHVREAIALSRMEIDQARLLTLQAAYMMDTVGNKAARGQIAAIKVVAPNVALRVIDRAIQIHGGAGVSQDSPLPMMYAQARTLRLADGPDIVHTETVAKEELRRQGVDLRRR
- a CDS encoding SDR family NAD(P)-dependent oxidoreductase, which gives rise to MEFLNKTIVVTGAASGIGLALATRFVREGATVIASDRNAEVGGQKATEIGARFVAADIGQEEGVSGLIADVLEREGQIDLFCSNAGIAVGEGPETPDRIWDRIHRINVMSHVWAARHLLPHFLERGAGYFLNTASAAGLLTELHSAPYAVTKHAALAFAEWLAITYADRGIKVSALCPEGVWTPMIQNAPLLQQRAISTEELVEVTLGALREERFLITTHDTTLAGFQLKGQDYGKWLGKMTRLRGKAMALLGEHEAAFSAGEAPRTGGHE
- a CDS encoding phosphotransferase family protein: MTRPDTAPVRPGEELPLDRLREALRGRVEGHADALTVEQFPGGFSNLTYLVRLGEREYVLRRAPLGPVAAKAHDMPREYRLLERVHPVLPVAPRPVLLVEDTEVLGAPFYLMERRRGTIVRTKLPPEYADLPGAPRQLSEALADTLADLHAVDIDAAGLRDLGKPEGFNGRQVQGWAGRWRRARTDDLPPPTELHDEDVIAWLTANVPPETAHALVHNDFKLDNLMLDPADPSRVVALLDWEMTTVGDPLVDLGLTLTYWTMPEQPGGAPNRVGANAPGFLSREDFLSRYAARRGQDVSGVAWYEVLGHFKLAVIVIQIYARYRAGQTKDPRFAPLGEQAAWLIGEAWRRIRDVGE